AATTTGATATCCATTGGTTAAGtgccattaaaatttaaaaacaataatgatTCAGGATAAAGTTTGTATAGCAGGTGAATGAAGATTCAGCCCATCGCTGACTTTTGTCAGTAAGCAGCCTTGCCAACCTGATGTTTCTCCGAGGAAACTCAGACATTCAATACAaatgaattcataatttgaagtcCATGAATTTATAAGCAATCTATAGGGcatgatataatatgtataatgaGAAGGTAGAATTTTAGTACCTTGGTATATGTCCGCACAGGCAGAGCTACTGGCTGCCACGAGGCATTTTGCAATAGACCGCTCTCATCAAATTCCACATTACTTGAAGATGTGCCACCTGAGTTGTCTTGGAAGTCCTGCTTAGAGACAGCCTGAGAATCTGCTAGGCTTGCAGAAGTAATCTGAGATTGGACATCCTGGCTGGAGCCGAAATTGTTAATTAAACAGTTACAAGGATTCTGGAAATTAGCATCCTTCAATGTACAGAACCCATCCATAATTGTACTTGAGATGGAATGATCAATCATAGCGCTTGCACCATTAGTAGCATCAATGTTAACACAGGTGTAAGTCCCACTTTGATTATTGCTAGCATCCGACAGATCCCTCAACGCATTGGAGTTTAGGCCACAGGGATTGAGCTGAGCAAATGGAGTATACAGGTCAACTTGGGTTGAGAATGTCAGATTATTCAGATGATGATCCCACATTTCCTGGCCTGGTGAAGGTAAAGGGGGATTGATTACTTCAGGGAACACTGCTGAAGGGTCTGGCATTCCAGACATGGTTAATGGCCCTGTTGTTTTACCATACATACCAGCAAGTGATTGACAAGAGGTGTGCAACATCCATTCATCAGTGTCAATGAAAGGAAGTAATCCATTCAGATTACCAGAATCATATTGGGGTACATTAATCTGTGGCCCGTGCAATGCAGCTGATCCCTGTTGTGACTGCATTGACCAAGGACTGGTTTGCAACTGCATTGGAGCCTGGTTCAGGGTATGGCACGTAAGCTGGTTTACTAAGATCTGTGGATTTAGAGGACTAGTCACCAGTTTTTCCATGCTGCTCTCTCCCATAGAAGTTAAATGAATAAGCTGATCAGCTGATTGCTCAGGCTCTGATCCGAAATTGTCATTATTAGTTCCAGCTGATGTTTGCTTCTCACATTTGCTTGGGGGATTTGGTTTCAATGAACTTATATTTGTGGCATCATTTTGGTCAACACATAATCGAGAACTATTTTGGTTTTCTATCCTTGCATTTTCTGACTGGACATGCTGAGGTTTCTGATTCACTACAGCCTGCAGGGTCTTTGCCTCTTCTGCTGGTACTGGAGCTCCCTTGGCATTGGACGATTGTTGCAGAGAAGCAGCACAGGTTCCAGAACTATTACCAAGCTGAGGTTTCAACATCATCTTGATTAATTGCTCAGAACACAGGTTTGATAACGGAGAGTATGGCATAACCCCATTTCCAATCTCAGGACAGATGAGAGGCCTTTTCAATAAATTTCCAAACTCAGTTTCTGTTCCTGGGACCACAATTATGGCAGAAAGATAGGTATCTAACAAACACAAACAGACACTGAACAAATTAGCAATAAACAGACAAAACTCACCTAAAAATCCAGAAGAAAATGGTCGTTTAAGGCCTGATGTCAGAGACGGAAATATGAATAGACTTTCAGGAGTCTCGATTTCCCATGGACTAACCCTTTTCTGCTTATCACTACAACCTGGCTCATCCCACTCTACCTGTTACAAAGCAGAAATCTGGGTCAACTGTCAAACCGGAAAACTACACACAGGACCAGCTTTTACAACCAAGAACATAATGAAGAAATTCATGTCAGATCAGAATTGAATGACATCTAGAAATAATCTACTGTACCTGAAGATTCCGCCATTTGGAACCAGGCCACCTCAGTGGATCCAAATCACTAACCCCAACAATTGTTCCCATAAATCTGTGgaaaacaagagaaaagattAACAAACCATAACAGAAGCAGAAACAGAAGAGATGAGATATCAGATTCCATTTTTTGCAATGTGAAAAGTGCAATACATTTACTGGAAGCAGATGAGAAATTCTGTTACTACCACCCTTTCTTCTCAAGATACCTAAACCTAGAATGAATAAGTAGTCAACACCAGAAACAATACCTCCGTTTACCCGACTCCTCTGTTTCAAACATCATTCCAAACCGCATACCAACAGAAATTTGGGTCCCAAATACAGACTTTCTATATTTAGCCACAGGAATAACGAATTCTGCAGGGCATGCCCTACAAGATAGCATGATCAAGGACAAGTTTCAAGAATCAACAAGTTATGGAGAAAGAGGGTAACCGCAACTGGGAACAGAATAAGTCAAATAATCTATGTTATACAAACCTTGGGTTGTAGAAAACAGTAAATGGGCTACGATTGGAGGCAGCATAAGCTGCAGCAGCAAGCACACCAATGTGCATGCTATCGGCTGATAATACCGAAGAAGGTAATGCTGTTTGTTGGCGATTTGCATGCCTTACACCAACCAATAACTGTGATTTTTCATCCCTTCCAACATGAAACGAACTACAGTGAGATAATCATGTtcgtataatttttattgtgaaTTCATTAAACAATCCTGAAAAGCATAATTTGTCTTGAACCCATTAAAGTAATTTATTACCTGTTTAAGCACAAATTGTCAACATAATAGTTTCCTAAATAAGTCAGCTACGTAACTAGACTATTAAGCATTTATAACACCACATGAAGGAATTAACTGAATAAAAAGTTTTCCACATAGCAAATTGAGTCAAGTTTCATCACACAAACTAGGCCAATTACAGCAGATTCCATTTTATAGAAATCACATAACCAAACCAAGCAATGATTTCATGAGAGTTATTGGGTAAAATGAGGCCACAACA
The Mangifera indica cultivar Alphonso unplaced genomic scaffold, CATAS_Mindica_2.1 Un_0112, whole genome shotgun sequence genome window above contains:
- the LOC123207853 gene encoding auxin response factor 5-like, with amino-acid sequence MKMMGSVEEKIKAGGLVGRAQTTLLEEMKLLKEMQDQSGARKAMNSELWHACAGPIVSLPHPGSHVYYFPQGHSEQVAASTKRSATSQIPNYPNLPSQLLCQVHNVTLHADKDSDEVYAQMSLQPLNSEKDIFLIPDLGLEPSKHPTEFFCKTLTASDTSTHGGFSVPRRAAEKLFPPLDYSMQPPTQELVVRDLHDNTWTFRHIYRGQPKRHLLTTGWSLFVGSKRLRAGDSVLFIRDEKSQLLVGVRHANRQQTALPSSVLSADSMHIGVLAAAAYAASNRSPFTVFYNPRACPAEFVIPVAKYRKSVFGTQISVGMRFGMMFETEESGKRRFMGTIVGVSDLDPLRWPGSKWRNLQVEWDEPGCSDKQKRVSPWEIETPESLFIFPSLTSGLKRPFSSGFLGTETEFGNLLKRPLICPEIGNGVMPYSPLSNLCSEQLIKMMLKPQLGNSSGTCAASLQQSSNAKGAPVPAEEAKTLQAVVNQKPQHVQSENARIENQNSSRLCVDQNDATNISSLKPNPPSKCEKQTSAGTNNDNFGSEPEQSADQLIHLTSMGESSMEKLVTSPLNPQILVNQLTCHTLNQAPMQLQTSPWSMQSQQGSAALHGPQINVPQYDSGNLNGLLPFIDTDEWMLHTSCQSLAGMYGKTTGPLTMSGMPDPSAVFPEVINPPLPSPGQEMWDHHLNNLTFSTQVDLYTPFAQLNPCGLNSNALRDLSDASNNQSGTYTCVNIDATNGASAMIDHSISSTIMDGFCTLKDANFQNPCNCLINNFGSSQDVQSQITSASLADSQAVSKQDFQDNSGGTSSSNVEFDESGLLQNASWQPVALPVRTYTKVQKAGSVGRSIDVTTFKNYDELCSAIEQMFGLEGLLSDPRGSEWKLVYVDYENDVLLIGDDPWEEFVGCVRCIRILSPQEVKQMSEEGMKLLNSAAMQRIECSTAGGGRSGAQ